The Streptomyces sp. B3I8 nucleotide sequence AACACCGTCTCCAGCAGCCTCGGACGCTCGTCGCCGGTCCGCGGGGAGCTCGTCGGATCCCCCCGCGTTACTCGTGAGCCGATCACGCCCTTGCCATGGGTGCTCCGGCCTCCTGCTCGCTGGCGAAGACGAAGTCGGCCTCCTCTCCGTAGCTCGGCTCGTAGCTCAGGCCGAAGGCGTCCGAGCTGCCGGTGGCCTTGCCGATCCCGTACTCGGGGGCGAATCCGAACATCGCGTTCGTCACGGTGGTCGGCGTGCCGTCGGCGCCACGCAGCGGCTCGTACGTCAACTGAGTGTGCCCCTCGACGCTCAGGCCCCGCTGCTCGCCGCCGGAGAGCGAGACCGCACCGCGCTCGGTACCGAGGAACTCGCCGATGAACTGTGCGAGCTCGCCGAACGGGCCGCCCTCCTGACCGGAGAGGATCCGCCCGACGGCATCGGCCTGCGCATCGCTGGCAGCGGTGTCGATCACGACGCCGACCTTCCAGTCACCGGCCGTCAGATTCGACGGGAAGAGGTTGTAGAACGCGAAGTCGACCCCTGAGAGATCGACCTCGTCCAACCTCCCGTCGGCGATGTGGAACACCGCGGTGCCACGGCACTCGGTGCCGCCCCGCGCGTCCCTGGGCTGCGCGTCCACAGGGCACCCGCATATCACGGCGCATGAACAGCCCGCGATATAGTGCCCGGAGATGCTGTACGTCATTTGGTACTCCTCTGCCCCCTGGTGAGTCCGATGGAATCGGGCCGACCGGAGGGGAGCGCGCGCAGAGCCGTCCGCGATCCCCCGGCCGACCCGTCAGGGACGATCGGGTGGGCAACGCGGATGAACGGATCATGGGCACTCCGCTCCAAGCGGTGAGCCGAGGAGCACTGGACTTCCACGCTAGACACGCTGCGCCCCGGCTGTAAACCGCAGCGGGATGCGGTGTGCCCCGGGGCGGGAAGGCGACGCCTTTGCGCCGTTCCCCGGGTCGGCGGCGATCAACGGCGCGGGGACGGCGGATGCTGGTCGAGCGTCCGCGAGGGGCGGTCAGCTCGGTGCTCGGTGCCAGGGTGCGCCAGAGCGGGTAGGTGCGGCGTCTGCGGCGATCCGCAGGGCGTAAACCGTCTGGTCGGTGCGATGGCGTGGGAGAAGGCCGAGGTAGCTGTGGCCGGTCAGGTGGCACCAGGCGGGCAGGTCGAGCGGAGCAGCCGGATCGGTGACGATGACGTGCACGATCGTGTCCGGCGCGGCGTCCCGGATGCGCTCGCGCAGGTGTAACAGGAGGGTGACGCAGAGCATGCCGGTGCCGTCGACCAGCAGTCGTCCGGTCTCGGGTGCGGTGGTCACGCGGCGCAGGTCTCGACGGGAAGCTCGGCCAGGCGCCATTCGAGCATGCCGTCGGCCAGCCGCTGCGCGCGGCGGCCTCGGGCGGCGAGCAGGCGGACCGCGTCGTGGGCGAGGACGCAATTGGCGGGCGTCAGCAGGCGGTGAACCCATGCACTCACTCCGTTGGTCTGACCGCGCCGTCGACAACAGGTCCGAGCCCGCGTCAGCCGCCACCAGCGGCCAAGGCGCCCAACAACCATGAGGATCACGATCTACAGCTGGAGTACTAAGGTCGGCGGGGGTGCAGCGAGGCATACGCGCACCTGATCGGCCGGCGCCGTCGTGGCTGGCTGTCGTCGGCTGAGGTTCGTGCCACTGCCGTGCCAGAAGTGGGGGTCAGCCGCGGTCAACGAGAATGCCTAGCGGTCGAGT carries:
- a CDS encoding DUF1326 domain-containing protein, whose product is MTYSISGHYIAGCSCAVICGCPVDAQPRDARGGTECRGTAVFHIADGRLDEVDLSGVDFAFYNLFPSNLTAGDWKVGVVIDTAASDAQADAVGRILSGQEGGPFGELAQFIGEFLGTERGAVSLSGGEQRGLSVEGHTQLTYEPLRGADGTPTTVTNAMFGFAPEYGIGKATGSSDAFGLSYEPSYGEEADFVFASEQEAGAPMARA
- a CDS encoding sulfurtransferase TusA family protein, yielding MTTAPETGRLLVDGTGMLCVTLLLHLRERIRDAAPDTIVHVIVTDPAAPLDLPAWCHLTGHSYLGLLPRHRTDQTVYALRIAADAAPTRSGAPWHRAPS